The Afipia massiliensis genome has a segment encoding these proteins:
- a CDS encoding alpha-D-ribose 1-methylphosphonate 5-phosphate C-P-lyase PhnJ, giving the protein MNAPVYNFAYLDEQTKRMIRRAILKAIAIPGYQVPFASREMPMPYGWGTGGVQVTAAILGRDDTLKVIDQGSDDTTNAISIRKFFEKTAGVKTTTVTSDATVIQTRHRIPETALNDNQVLVYQVPIPEPLRFLEPRETETRRMHALGEYGLMHVKLYEDIARHGHIATTYAYPVKVNDRYVMDPSPTPKFDNPKMDDCAALQLFGAGREKRIYAIPPHTKVTSLDFEDHPFETYRFDAPCALCGSGASYLDEVVVDDKGGRMFVCSDTDYCETRRADGHQGAGFGADHQVT; this is encoded by the coding sequence ATGAACGCACCGGTCTATAATTTTGCCTACCTGGACGAGCAGACCAAGCGGATGATCCGCCGCGCTATCCTCAAGGCTATTGCTATACCCGGCTATCAGGTGCCGTTCGCCAGCCGCGAGATGCCGATGCCTTACGGCTGGGGCACCGGCGGCGTTCAGGTAACGGCAGCGATCCTCGGCCGCGACGATACCTTGAAGGTGATCGATCAAGGCTCGGACGATACGACGAATGCGATCTCGATCCGGAAGTTTTTCGAGAAGACCGCCGGTGTGAAGACCACCACGGTGACCTCGGACGCGACCGTGATCCAGACGCGGCATCGAATTCCCGAAACGGCGCTGAACGACAATCAGGTTCTGGTCTATCAGGTGCCTATCCCGGAGCCGCTGCGGTTTCTTGAACCGCGCGAAACCGAGACACGCCGCATGCACGCACTCGGCGAGTATGGGCTGATGCACGTCAAGCTGTATGAGGACATAGCACGGCATGGCCATATCGCGACAACCTACGCATATCCCGTGAAGGTCAATGACCGCTACGTGATGGACCCGTCGCCGACGCCGAAGTTCGACAATCCAAAGATGGACGATTGCGCAGCGCTGCAATTGTTCGGGGCGGGGCGCGAGAAGCGCATCTATGCGATCCCGCCGCACACCAAGGTAACATCGCTCGATTTCGAGGATCACCCGTTCGAGACCTATCGGTTCGATGCGCCATGCGCGCTGTGCGGATCCGGTGCGTCCTATCTTGATGAAGTCGTGGTTGATGACAAAGGCGGGCGGATGTTTGTTTGCTCCGATACGGATTACTGCGAAACGCGCCGCGCGGACGGCCATCAGGGCGCGGGTTTCGGCGCCGATCACCAGGTGACGTGA
- the phnL gene encoding phosphonate C-P lyase system protein PhnL, with protein MSPMIEISSASKTFTMHLQNGVRLPVVSGVSMQVNAGECVVLAGPSGAGKSSILKMIFGNYSCNHGRIAVRHDGALVDIATAQPRDILRVRRQTIGYVSQFLRAVPRVATLDVVAEPLITNGVARNEARAQAGALLRRLNIAERLWTLPPSTFSGGEQQRVNIARGFISDMPILLLDEPTASLDGANRKIVVDLVAEKKVRGVAMVAIVHDDEVRNLIADRIIDVASFAAAA; from the coding sequence ATGTCTCCAATGATCGAGATATCCAGCGCTTCGAAGACGTTCACGATGCATTTGCAGAATGGCGTGCGGCTGCCAGTGGTGTCGGGCGTATCGATGCAGGTCAATGCCGGTGAATGCGTCGTGCTCGCCGGGCCTTCGGGTGCGGGGAAATCGTCGATCCTGAAAATGATCTTCGGCAATTATAGCTGCAACCACGGGCGTATCGCCGTGCGCCACGATGGTGCCCTGGTTGACATCGCAACGGCGCAGCCGCGCGACATTCTGCGCGTCCGCAGACAAACGATTGGTTATGTCAGCCAGTTTTTGCGCGCTGTGCCGCGGGTGGCGACGCTCGATGTGGTCGCGGAGCCATTGATCACGAACGGTGTTGCCCGTAATGAGGCCCGTGCACAGGCGGGCGCATTGTTGCGCCGGCTCAACATCGCGGAACGGCTCTGGACCTTGCCGCCCTCGACTTTCTCCGGCGGCGAGCAACAGCGCGTCAATATCGCGCGTGGCTTCATTTCCGACATGCCGATCCTGCTGCTGGACGAGCCGACCGCGTCGCTCGACGGAGCCAATCGAAAGATCGTGGTCGATCTGGTCGCAGAGAAAAAGGTGCGCGGTGTAGCGATGGTGGCGATCGTTCATGATGACGAGGTGCGCAACCTGATCGCGGACCGCATTATCGACGTGGCGTCGTTCGCGGCGGCAGCGTAA
- the phnH gene encoding phosphonate C-P lyase system protein PhnH, with protein sequence MTLHANLVSSAGLPDPVLSSQSVFRSVMNALAGPGSIQAIADTVHAPSPLIQATAAVALTLFDHDTPVWLDNHFAGVPAISEWLRFQSDAPLTVDTSRASFALIHCGTALPDFETFALGTPEYPDRSTTLVVQLDTLTEGPELILCGPGIKGTASLRAGALPPDFVERIRANRALFPRGVDLLLTCGAKLVALPRSTHVTVKGA encoded by the coding sequence ATGACGCTTCACGCGAATCTTGTCTCCAGCGCGGGCCTTCCCGATCCGGTGCTATCGTCGCAATCGGTGTTTCGTAGCGTGATGAATGCGCTGGCGGGGCCTGGTTCAATTCAGGCAATCGCCGATACGGTGCATGCACCATCGCCGTTGATACAGGCGACCGCCGCGGTAGCACTCACACTGTTCGATCATGATACACCAGTCTGGCTGGACAATCATTTCGCCGGTGTTCCGGCAATTTCCGAATGGTTGCGGTTTCAGAGCGACGCGCCGCTGACGGTAGACACGTCACGAGCGAGCTTTGCTCTCATTCATTGCGGTACGGCGTTGCCGGACTTCGAGACTTTTGCGCTTGGGACGCCAGAATATCCTGACCGCTCGACAACGCTCGTTGTGCAGCTCGATACGCTGACCGAGGGGCCGGAACTGATTCTTTGTGGTCCGGGCATCAAGGGCACGGCGTCGTTGCGCGCCGGCGCGCTGCCGCCCGACTTTGTCGAACGCATCCGTGCTAATCGCGCGCTATTCCCGCGCGGGGTCGATTTGCTGCTGACGTGCGGGGCTAAACTTGTGGCCTTGCCGCGCAGCACGCACGTCACCGTAAAGGGGGCTTGA
- a CDS encoding alpha-D-ribose 1-methylphosphonate 5-triphosphate diphosphatase, producing the protein MISERTDRIFSNAQVVLKDRVIERGWVATANGTIAEVGEGDSPERGEDMRGDLLMPGLIELHTDHLEAHYVPRPKVFWDPVAAVVSYDGQLATSGITTVLDSLRVWREEGAEDVDGQAEILAQAISSARDAKLLRAEHFLHLRCEIPMPSVVEEAKELVGRPDVRLMSLMDHTPGQRQFRDEGKLRDYYRGKSGGLTDAELDVMFERRFFYQKTYGEANMREIVALAHSYDIPLASHDDTTEENVTDAIRDRVSVAEFPTTMEAARGLHQAGIAVLMGAPNVVRGGSHSGNIAAVDLAREGLLDIMSSDYIPSSLLMAAMQLPHHVPTIDLTSAVRTVTKTAAEAVGLKDRGEIVAGKRADLIRVHLARDLPVVRSVWREGYRVA; encoded by the coding sequence ATGATTTCCGAAAGAACCGACAGAATCTTTAGCAATGCCCAGGTAGTTCTGAAGGACCGTGTGATTGAACGGGGCTGGGTTGCGACGGCCAACGGAACGATTGCAGAGGTCGGCGAGGGGGATTCCCCCGAGCGCGGTGAGGATATGCGCGGCGATCTCCTGATGCCGGGGCTGATCGAGCTGCACACCGATCATCTGGAAGCGCATTATGTGCCACGACCGAAGGTGTTCTGGGATCCGGTTGCTGCCGTGGTGTCCTATGACGGACAACTTGCCACCAGCGGCATTACCACGGTGCTGGATTCTCTGCGCGTCTGGCGCGAGGAGGGGGCCGAGGATGTGGACGGCCAGGCAGAGATTCTGGCACAGGCCATTTCATCTGCACGCGATGCGAAGTTACTGCGTGCCGAGCATTTCCTTCACCTGCGCTGCGAAATTCCGATGCCTAGCGTCGTGGAGGAGGCCAAGGAACTGGTCGGCCGACCTGACGTGCGGCTGATGTCCCTGATGGACCACACGCCGGGCCAGCGCCAGTTTCGCGATGAAGGCAAGCTGCGCGACTACTATCGCGGTAAGAGCGGCGGCCTGACGGACGCTGAACTCGACGTGATGTTCGAACGTCGGTTCTTCTATCAAAAGACCTATGGCGAGGCCAACATGCGCGAGATCGTGGCGCTCGCGCACAGCTATGATATTCCACTCGCCAGTCATGATGATACGACCGAGGAAAACGTCACCGATGCAATCCGCGATCGCGTGTCGGTCGCGGAATTTCCGACCACGATGGAGGCTGCGCGCGGGCTGCATCAGGCGGGCATCGCTGTCCTGATGGGCGCGCCAAATGTGGTGCGTGGCGGATCGCACTCCGGAAACATCGCCGCGGTTGATCTCGCCCGCGAAGGCCTGCTCGACATCATGTCGTCGGACTACATCCCTTCGAGCTTGTTGATGGCCGCGATGCAACTGCCTCACCACGTGCCCACGATTGATTTGACATCGGCGGTGCGGACGGTGACCAAAACGGCTGCTGAGGCCGTCGGACTCAAGGATCGGGGAGAGATCGTTGCTGGCAAGCGTGCCGATTTGATCCGCGTGCATCTCGCCCGTGATCTGCCGGTGGTCCGCAGCGTATGGCGCGAGGGGTATCGGGTAGCATGA
- a CDS encoding extracellular solute-binding protein: protein MKRQYASFAFALSLLAVAFATPASAQDTSIVVASTTSTQDSGLFGYILPLFKAKTGIEVKVIAQGTGQALDTARRGDADVVFVHAKSQEEKFVAEGHGVKRFDVMYNDFVLIGPKSDPAGVGGSKDIVTALKAIQGKAVPFVSRGDKSGTHSAELALWKQAGVDLDTAKGPWYREIGQGMGAALNTAGAMNAYVVSDRGTWLSFKNPGDLVIAVEGDRRLFNQYGVILVNPEKHAAVKKDLGQSFIDWLTSAEGQGAIAAYQVNGKQLFFPNAEKKAS, encoded by the coding sequence ATGAAACGCCAATACGCTTCTTTTGCCTTCGCGCTGTCGTTGCTCGCGGTGGCGTTCGCAACACCTGCCTCCGCGCAGGATACGTCCATTGTTGTGGCTTCGACCACATCGACGCAGGATTCCGGCCTGTTCGGTTACATCTTGCCCCTGTTCAAGGCCAAAACCGGCATTGAGGTGAAGGTCATCGCGCAAGGCACTGGACAGGCGCTGGATACAGCGCGGCGCGGCGATGCCGATGTCGTTTTCGTGCACGCCAAGTCGCAGGAAGAAAAATTCGTCGCCGAAGGGCACGGCGTGAAGCGCTTCGATGTCATGTATAATGACTTCGTCCTGATCGGCCCGAAAAGCGATCCCGCCGGCGTTGGTGGATCGAAGGATATTGTCACCGCACTAAAGGCTATTCAGGGAAAAGCTGTGCCGTTCGTTTCTCGAGGCGACAAATCTGGCACGCATTCAGCTGAACTTGCGCTGTGGAAGCAGGCGGGCGTCGATCTCGATACCGCCAAGGGTCCATGGTATCGCGAAATCGGACAGGGCATGGGTGCCGCTCTCAATACGGCTGGAGCGATGAATGCCTATGTGGTCTCCGACCGGGGAACGTGGCTTTCTTTCAAGAATCCCGGTGATCTCGTCATCGCAGTCGAAGGCGACAGGCGGCTGTTCAACCAGTATGGCGTCATTCTGGTGAACCCCGAGAAGCATGCGGCGGTGAAGAAAGATCTTGGCCAAAGCTTCATCGACTGGTTGACCTCAGCCGAAGGTCAGGGCGCTAT
- a CDS encoding helix-turn-helix transcriptional regulator, which translates to MDLLTTSETSEYLRLGERKLYELVAEGAIPCTKVTGKWLFPREELDRWVLSGLTRPAGMGHSDAPLIVGGSQDALLEWSLRESGSGLATLVEGTESGVGRVLRGEAIAAAIHFHTENDVRDTGEDANVSAVRAFATLHDAVLVGFVRREQGLLLQPGNPKDLTSIASVLASGATMAVRQPGAGAQMLLDALLKQHGAKLKDLRRLDPPCLTGPDLAAAIRAGEADCGIATRAAAKAAGLDFVPLLWENFDLLMHQRDYFKPSLQALMSFMSKPLLKQRAKDLTGYDTMPAGTIRYFA; encoded by the coding sequence ATGGACTTGCTAACTACCAGTGAGACATCGGAGTACCTACGGCTCGGAGAACGCAAGCTCTACGAGCTGGTGGCCGAGGGCGCGATCCCCTGCACCAAGGTGACGGGCAAGTGGCTCTTCCCGCGTGAAGAGCTTGATCGATGGGTGCTGTCAGGATTGACGCGGCCAGCCGGCATGGGTCATTCGGATGCACCTTTGATCGTTGGCGGAAGCCAGGACGCCCTGCTCGAGTGGAGTTTGCGCGAATCCGGCTCCGGCCTCGCGACACTTGTTGAGGGGACGGAAAGTGGCGTCGGCCGGGTGCTGCGCGGTGAAGCAATCGCCGCGGCGATCCATTTCCATACTGAAAATGATGTGCGGGATACCGGCGAGGACGCCAACGTCTCTGCAGTGCGCGCGTTCGCTACTTTGCACGATGCGGTGCTTGTCGGATTTGTGCGGCGCGAACAGGGCCTCCTACTCCAGCCGGGGAATCCGAAGGATCTCACCAGCATCGCGAGTGTTCTCGCGTCCGGGGCTACCATGGCTGTCAGGCAACCAGGCGCGGGCGCACAAATGCTGCTCGATGCACTCCTGAAACAGCATGGCGCGAAGTTGAAGGATCTCCGCCGGCTCGATCCGCCGTGCCTGACCGGACCTGATCTGGCGGCGGCTATTCGAGCGGGCGAAGCCGACTGCGGGATCGCGACGCGCGCAGCCGCCAAAGCAGCCGGTCTCGATTTTGTGCCGCTGCTATGGGAGAACTTCGATCTCCTGATGCATCAGCGTGATTACTTCAAGCCGTCCTTGCAGGCGTTGATGAGCTTCATGTCGAAGCCCCTGCTCAAACAGCGCGCGAAAGATCTCACGGGTTACGATACCATGCCGGCCGGCACGATCCGCTATTTCGCCTGA
- the phnN gene encoding phosphonate metabolism protein/1,5-bisphosphokinase (PRPP-forming) PhnN, with protein sequence MSDVAALPAPSTDLIGPGRLVLVVGPSGAGKDTLISLAQVACADDNNIVFPQRVVTREASSFENNEAVSPMQFGQMLARGNFAFQWEAHGLRYGVPSSIVEDIRAGRAVIVNASRTIIEFSRRSYANVTVISVIAPPDVLAERLTARGRPSDGQIGDRLRRAVVAPVPDVVINNVGLAEDRAAELLRAIGRV encoded by the coding sequence ATGAGCGACGTAGCGGCATTGCCTGCTCCCAGCACGGATTTGATCGGGCCCGGCCGGCTTGTGCTGGTTGTCGGGCCGAGCGGGGCCGGCAAAGACACGCTGATCAGCCTTGCGCAGGTGGCATGTGCTGATGATAACAACATCGTGTTTCCGCAGCGGGTTGTGACGCGGGAAGCCTCTTCCTTTGAGAACAATGAGGCGGTCAGCCCGATGCAGTTCGGGCAGATGCTGGCTCGCGGCAATTTCGCATTTCAATGGGAAGCGCACGGTCTGCGCTATGGAGTGCCATCTTCGATTGTTGAAGACATAAGAGCAGGGCGCGCCGTCATCGTGAATGCGTCCCGCACCATCATCGAGTTCTCGCGCAGATCGTATGCCAATGTAACAGTGATTTCGGTAATTGCCCCGCCAGATGTTCTCGCGGAACGGCTAACCGCGCGGGGGCGCCCGAGCGACGGACAGATCGGAGATAGACTCCGCAGAGCGGTTGTTGCTCCTGTACCTGATGTGGTCATTAACAATGTCGGCCTGGCGGAAGATCGCGCCGCCGAGCTATTGAGGGCTATCGGTCGGGTTTGA
- the phnK gene encoding phosphonate C-P lyase system protein PhnK translates to MSNDDQPLLICEGLSKSYGRQLACKNISFQLYPGEVLAIVGESGSGKSTLLQMLSTQLAPSRGRLSYRMRDGVTRDLATLGGAERRFLFRTDWGYVHQDPAMGLRMAVSAGANVGERLMAVGWGHYGRIRETSSSWLKRVEISTDRIDDAPKTYSGGMRQRLQIARNLVTEPRLVFMDEPTGGLDVSVQARLLDLVRGLVNELGLAVVIVTHDLAVARLLSHRVMVMKGGEVIESGLTDQVLDDPHEPYTQLLVSSILPA, encoded by the coding sequence ATGAGTAACGACGATCAGCCGCTGCTCATCTGCGAGGGACTCAGCAAGTCCTATGGCCGGCAGCTTGCCTGCAAGAACATCTCGTTTCAGCTTTACCCGGGAGAGGTGCTTGCCATTGTGGGCGAGTCCGGCTCGGGGAAGTCGACGCTGCTACAGATGCTGTCCACGCAGCTCGCGCCAAGCAGGGGACGCTTATCGTACCGCATGCGCGACGGCGTGACGCGCGATCTTGCGACCCTCGGCGGAGCGGAGCGGCGGTTTCTGTTCCGCACCGATTGGGGGTACGTCCACCAGGACCCAGCCATGGGACTCCGTATGGCCGTGTCGGCCGGCGCCAACGTCGGAGAGCGGTTGATGGCGGTCGGCTGGGGGCACTACGGCCGAATTCGTGAAACGTCGTCGTCGTGGCTGAAGCGCGTCGAGATTTCGACGGATCGGATCGACGACGCGCCGAAGACATACTCAGGCGGAATGCGGCAGCGGCTTCAGATCGCGCGCAACCTTGTGACCGAGCCGCGGCTTGTGTTCATGGACGAGCCCACCGGCGGCCTCGATGTTTCGGTTCAGGCACGGCTTCTCGATCTGGTGCGGGGACTGGTCAACGAACTTGGGCTTGCCGTCGTCATCGTCACACACGATCTCGCGGTGGCGCGGCTATTGTCGCACCGGGTCATGGTGATGAAGGGCGGTGAGGTCATCGAATCCGGATTGACAGATCAGGTGCTGGACGATCCGCATGAGCCATACACCCAACTTCTCGTTTCCTCGATTTTGCCCGCGTGA
- a CDS encoding carbon-phosphorus lyase complex subunit PhnI: MYVAVKGGERAIENAHRLLAHERRGDPAVPDLSLAQISEQLTLAVDRVMTEGSLYDRELASLAIKQARGDLIEAIFLLRAFRATLPRFGATEPVDTATMQVRRRVSSTFKDIPGGQILGPTFDYTHRLLDPSLTEETPIPAPARGDVDDAPMPRVTDILGADGLIEASPDADPDQPIGDLTREPLSFPADRDLRLQNLARGDEGFLLALGYSTQRGFGRTHPFAGEIRFGEVEVEFMAEDAGFAVPLGSITLTECQMVNQFKGSATEAPCFTRGYGLSFGQSERKTMSMALVDRSLRAREFGEEARSPAQDEEFVMSHSDNVQATGFVEHLKLPHYVDFQSELGLLRKLRKEFEAAKESDVALAEAAE; encoded by the coding sequence ATGTACGTTGCGGTTAAAGGCGGCGAGCGCGCCATCGAAAATGCCCACCGGTTGCTGGCGCACGAACGCCGCGGCGATCCGGCTGTACCTGATCTCTCGCTCGCACAGATCTCTGAGCAGCTCACGCTGGCGGTCGATCGCGTCATGACCGAAGGCTCGCTCTATGACCGCGAACTTGCGTCGCTGGCGATCAAACAGGCGCGAGGCGACCTGATCGAGGCGATTTTCCTGCTGCGCGCGTTCCGCGCCACGCTGCCACGGTTTGGCGCGACCGAACCGGTCGATACCGCGACCATGCAGGTGCGCCGCCGTGTCTCATCGACGTTCAAGGATATTCCCGGCGGGCAGATCCTTGGGCCGACGTTCGATTATACGCATCGGTTGCTGGATCCCTCATTGACGGAGGAGACGCCGATACCTGCGCCCGCTCGGGGCGATGTGGATGATGCGCCGATGCCGCGCGTGACCGACATTCTCGGCGCGGACGGCTTGATCGAAGCGTCGCCCGATGCTGATCCCGACCAGCCGATCGGTGATCTCACCCGTGAGCCGCTGAGCTTCCCGGCGGACCGCGATCTGCGCCTGCAGAATCTTGCGCGCGGCGACGAGGGGTTTCTTCTGGCATTGGGCTATTCAACTCAGCGCGGGTTCGGCCGGACTCATCCGTTCGCCGGCGAAATTCGTTTCGGCGAGGTAGAGGTCGAATTCATGGCGGAAGACGCTGGCTTTGCTGTCCCGCTTGGATCGATCACGCTGACGGAATGTCAGATGGTGAACCAGTTCAAGGGATCGGCCACGGAGGCACCGTGCTTTACGCGCGGCTATGGTCTCTCTTTCGGTCAAAGTGAACGCAAGACCATGTCGATGGCCCTGGTAGATCGTTCGCTTCGTGCACGTGAATTCGGCGAAGAAGCGCGATCGCCAGCGCAGGACGAGGAGTTCGTCATGTCGCACTCCGATAACGTGCAGGCGACGGGATTCGTCGAGCATCTCAAGTTGCCGCACTACGTGGACTTCCAGTCCGAACTGGGACTGCTGCGGAAGCTGCGCAAGGAATTTGAGGCCGCGAAAGAGAGTGATGTCGCGCTCGCGGAGGCCGCGGAATGA
- a CDS encoding c-type cytochrome: MPLVIGVLIAALGAAPAVAQLRGHGGPVRALAISSDGQTLLSGSFDSSAIRWSLGRDAAEQVLRFHADAVNATALLKDGRAATAGADGRIAIWSSGKQQPDTVFEGHTAPIAALALSPDGATLASASWDHTVRLWPLAGGASRILEGHTQNVNGIAFSADGRNLISASYDLTLRIWPLDSAAAPAITTLPTPLNSVVASSDGEIAAAGADGKIYFLDRTGKLVGEAVAGPIPVIAMAMSQDGALLAAADVRGSVAIIDRRARTLARRLVGPGLPVWSVAFIPDNGTLLTGGADSVIRRWNALTGEPIGATIQENPNDPLAVYAGDRGAEVFRACVACHTLAPDQGNKAGPTLSGIFGRKIATLPGYNFSEPLKKLDIFWTPETVSKLFEIGPAAYTPGTKMPEQRIGSDEDRKALVQFLSRATVPPVKPDR, from the coding sequence CTGCCGCTCGTAATTGGAGTATTGATTGCTGCGCTTGGCGCCGCGCCCGCGGTCGCGCAACTGCGGGGTCACGGTGGACCGGTTCGAGCGCTGGCAATTTCATCCGATGGACAGACGTTGCTCTCAGGAAGCTTTGACAGCAGCGCTATCCGCTGGTCGCTTGGTCGCGATGCCGCCGAACAGGTTCTTCGATTTCACGCCGACGCTGTCAACGCTACAGCACTGCTTAAAGACGGCCGCGCAGCAACCGCAGGCGCTGACGGACGCATCGCAATCTGGAGTTCCGGCAAGCAGCAGCCTGACACTGTATTCGAGGGCCATACAGCGCCAATTGCGGCGCTCGCATTGTCGCCGGACGGTGCAACTCTTGCTTCGGCATCGTGGGATCATACCGTGAGACTCTGGCCCCTTGCAGGCGGCGCATCGCGCATACTCGAAGGGCACACGCAGAACGTCAACGGAATAGCATTCAGCGCTGACGGCAGGAACCTCATCAGCGCCAGCTATGACCTGACCCTCCGCATCTGGCCTCTCGACAGTGCAGCAGCACCGGCCATTACCACCCTGCCCACACCACTCAATTCAGTTGTCGCATCCAGCGACGGTGAGATTGCCGCCGCTGGCGCCGATGGAAAAATCTACTTCCTTGATCGCACAGGCAAACTCGTCGGCGAGGCCGTCGCAGGGCCGATCCCGGTGATCGCGATGGCAATGTCGCAGGATGGCGCACTGCTCGCGGCGGCGGACGTTCGCGGATCGGTCGCAATCATCGACCGCAGGGCACGCACGCTTGCTCGCAGGCTGGTCGGACCGGGGCTTCCGGTGTGGTCCGTCGCGTTCATACCAGACAACGGCACACTTCTTACCGGTGGTGCGGACAGCGTGATCCGGCGCTGGAATGCGCTGACAGGTGAGCCTATCGGGGCGACCATTCAGGAAAATCCGAACGACCCACTTGCCGTATATGCGGGTGACCGAGGAGCAGAGGTTTTTCGCGCCTGCGTCGCCTGCCATACGCTCGCGCCGGACCAGGGCAACAAGGCCGGTCCGACGCTGTCGGGTATTTTCGGCCGAAAGATAGCAACCTTGCCGGGTTACAATTTCTCTGAGCCACTGAAGAAGCTCGATATCTTCTGGACGCCGGAAACGGTGTCGAAACTCTTCGAGATTGGCCCGGCAGCCTACACACCCGGCACAAAGATGCCCGAGCAACGCATCGGCTCGGACGAAGACCGCAAGGCGCTTGTGCAGTTTCTCTCGCGCGCGACGGTGCCACCTGTCAAACCCGACCGATAG
- a CDS encoding energy-coupling factor ABC transporter ATP-binding protein, whose amino-acid sequence MRAPVTDLPIVFDRVSVRAGVTTILDRLTLTLSSGSPTLVIGPNGAGKSTLLRLCMGLAVPTEGRITWGGRADAKPTRRAFVFQRPVMLRRTVAANIAYGLTHADYPREKLAARTTELLERVGLSDLALRPARRLSGGEQQRLALARALARDPELLLLDEPTASLDPAATRSVEEIIRIAAQSGIKIVMASHDLGQVRRLAGDVVFMVRGNVREQTPAKDFLKNPSTSEAVAFVNGDLVV is encoded by the coding sequence ATGCGGGCGCCGGTGACCGATCTTCCCATTGTCTTCGATCGCGTCTCGGTGCGGGCCGGCGTCACGACGATCCTCGATCGCCTCACCCTGACGTTATCGTCTGGTTCGCCGACGCTTGTTATTGGGCCCAATGGCGCGGGCAAGAGCACCTTGCTGCGCTTGTGCATGGGGCTTGCGGTGCCGACCGAAGGCCGCATCACGTGGGGCGGTCGCGCCGACGCAAAGCCGACACGCCGCGCGTTCGTGTTCCAGCGGCCGGTAATGTTGCGCCGGACTGTGGCGGCCAACATCGCCTACGGGCTGACCCATGCGGACTATCCGCGGGAGAAACTGGCTGCGCGCACAACCGAATTGCTCGAGCGCGTGGGCCTGTCGGATCTGGCCCTGCGTCCTGCTCGCCGCTTGTCGGGGGGCGAGCAGCAGCGGCTGGCGCTGGCCCGCGCTTTGGCAAGAGATCCAGAATTACTGCTGCTCGACGAGCCCACCGCGAGTCTCGATCCTGCGGCCACGCGCAGCGTGGAGGAGATCATTCGGATTGCCGCCCAATCCGGCATCAAGATCGTGATGGCGTCGCACGATCTCGGCCAGGTGCGGCGGCTCGCGGGAGACGTTGTTTTCATGGTGCGGGGCAACGTGCGTGAGCAGACCCCGGCAAAAGATTTTCTCAAAAACCCGTCGACTTCGGAGGCCGTGGCCTTCGTAAACGGCGATCTCGTTGTCTGA
- a CDS encoding ABC transporter permease, whose amino-acid sequence MLDGLSAWQLIMSGDATLFAIVKLSLAVSLSAVVLAALVGLPLGALLALMRFPGRSAIVVLVNAFMGLPPVVVGLAVYLLLSRSGPLGNLGILFTPTAMIVAQAILIVPIIAALTRQTIEDLWIEYRDELSAMDVGPFGRITTLLWDARFSLLTALLAGFGRAAAEVGAVMIVGGNIEGFTRTMTTAIALETSKGNLPLALGLGMILVVIVLAINAAAWGARIWSERQAG is encoded by the coding sequence ATGCTGGATGGGTTGAGCGCTTGGCAATTGATCATGAGCGGCGATGCGACGCTGTTCGCCATCGTCAAATTGTCGCTGGCCGTCAGCCTTTCCGCTGTTGTTCTCGCGGCCCTTGTCGGCTTGCCGCTTGGTGCGTTGCTTGCGCTGATGCGCTTCCCCGGACGGAGCGCCATTGTCGTGCTCGTCAACGCTTTCATGGGGCTGCCGCCCGTTGTTGTCGGTCTCGCGGTCTATCTCCTGCTGTCGCGCTCGGGGCCCCTCGGCAATCTCGGCATCCTGTTCACGCCGACGGCGATGATCGTCGCGCAGGCGATATTGATCGTACCGATCATCGCAGCCCTCACGCGCCAAACTATCGAAGATCTCTGGATCGAATACCGCGACGAACTGTCGGCGATGGATGTCGGTCCGTTTGGTCGCATTACGACGCTGTTGTGGGACGCACGCTTCAGTCTGCTGACTGCGCTGCTTGCGGGTTTCGGACGCGCTGCGGCGGAAGTCGGCGCCGTCATGATTGTTGGCGGCAACATCGAAGGCTTCACCCGCACCATGACCACGGCGATTGCGCTCGAAACGTCGAAGGGCAATCTGCCGCTCGCGCTCGGTCTCGGCATGATCCTTGTGGTGATCGTTCTAGCGATCAATGCCGCGGCGTGGGGTGCACGAATCTGGTCCGAACGGCAGGCGGGATGA